The DNA sequence tgTTTCAGTTATTTTTATCAATCAATTAGAAATATTTCATTCCACTTTTAGTCAAATAAAAGGGCAAAAAGTGAGTCGTAATCACAGTGGATCAGGAAAAatagggggaaaagaaaagtgcAATATCACAGTCGGTGAAGGAAATAGGGGGGAAGAAGTGTAAAAATAGGGGAAGAAAAGTTCAACATAACAATCGgtgaaggaaaagaagaagaagaagaagtgtaATTCATTCATTCAATAacataaagcaaattaaaaaaaaaaaattgaaaataaagagagagagagagagagggagaactTTTTGACTATCATTGATtctaaattaaatcaataaagatgatgtcaaaaaaattaaaggcatagtatttgataaaaaataaaaattacctaTATTGCTGAAttggaaattttaaattctcaaGATCAACTAGTcaatattaaaaggaaaaaaaatatttgaagctAGGAAAACTCTAAGTCGGATTCATTTTACGGTATGTGCCCTATTAAAAATAGATATTCAtatctattttatatgaattaattattctctaaatttaatgaatatttattctctaaaataaatagaaattccAACCAAATAAAACACTAATGATCACTAAGGAATAGGTGTTCTATTCTTTTGCCTATTCCCTACAACcaaatgtattttaaaattaacagtCAAAGTAATAAGTGATTGTgcatttaaaagaataaaaatatattattattatattcgaAATTTTGTaatacgaataaaataattaaaaaatattttatgtgtcatttttcttttttccgttTCCCCGTAAGCAAAATTGCAagattgttttaaatataaaattaaaatatatgaatttattttcaattttgtattatcttatttttctactcatttttttttatcaaaaaattaaaaatcacgttgtccttaaaaaaataaaaaaataaaaaagcaattaaaaatcATGTTGACGCAAAAAAATTacgaatttttgaattttttttttatcaaattactGCACATTATCAGTTTTTCTATCAATCATTTTGTTTCATGaataactaaaaagaaaaaaacatacttATCTCGTCAACACCTCtatctaataaaaaatgaatatttttgagAAActcctaaattaaaatttttcttttccttttttatattctttcaagggattattttaatttatttttttaacatttaagtgataaaattcaaagaaatataatatatgtcagATGATCTCCATTTCTCTCTCGATAAGTAAAGCTTACAAAAAGAATTTTTCcctaatttttccatatataaattttaaaaatctcttCTGTGAATGGTGTTTCTTGGATAAACCGAACCCGCTCCAACGAACCTATGGTCAAAGCCCAAAGACTGAGTTATTCAAGTCCTCGTGGTGAGTCCAAGATGACATTCTTCTACGAATGTCTGAGACCAACACTGAATCATGCCCTTAAGAAAGAAGTTACGGATGATGCAGTTTCATACTGGTCCTTCAAACCCTAATTTTCTTACTGGCTCTTTGGTTTAGCCCGTTACGGTGGGAGCTGGGTTCCTTGTAATTTAAGGAATTACATGCTAAAACTTATAAATACATCATAATGCATGTTAAACAAGGCACCTTCAACAAGTAAGCCTAATTCaccaaacataaaaataaataaataaaaaataaaaaaagcaatccTAATATATTTTAGTATTCAAATTCACTTTTTAAATGTGTTTGATTGACAACACACTGATACGCCAAAACTCCATGTTCTTCATTATTTCGCAGGTTTACAAAAGTTTTACAGAGATTATACAGCAGAGAATGGTCGGTGAGATTGCatcagcaaatatatatatatatatatatatataatacaataattaaatcattatatatatatacataattaactAGAGATAAATGCACTTTAATGCCTTTTCAAATTActaaattttgttttgtgttttctaAAATCAGTTTTCTCATATTGATActttctattttcaaaatatttataaattggtccaatttggttaaaattgaCGAAAACTGTTAAATTAGGGACATGTGTAGCATATGTGACttccaaattgattttttaatttatttttgatgttttcacacttaaaagttttttaaaaaatttgagagcTCAAAAAAATGCTAGATGTTTTCATGAAAGTGCATAAATAGGGTATGCATCTACATTCATAAAGATCTTCCCTATACTTGTTCAAACTTCAAACGCATAAAATCCTTGCTAAGGTTGCTTGCAACAATAAGTGTTCCATGAAATATTTATTGGAAGCTTTTCCACTTTTCCTTCCCATTTTAATACTGTTTGATAATTGAGTATTTTGCATAAGTTGAAAATAGATTGAATATTGAATACACCAGACGTAACAACCACCAAAACtatgatattatattaaattattatctaTCCCAGAAGCTTAAGCCAATATCAAGCAAACACAAAAAGACAATTTCAACATAGAAATTGAAAGCATGTCAAACCAATAAATGTTCCCCCATCTTTCGACATCAAAATATGGCATATCAAATTGCAGCAGGTTTACCGTCCTTTCTAAGGTCACTTACAGCAGTGAGTGTACCAtgaaatatttgtgcattagaAACTTTTCCGCTTTTCCTGCCTATCTTAATGGGGTTCCCAAGACTTTGAACAACAAGCTGAGTGATAGCACCCCTTGACAGGGTTTCAAGTTGATGACCCCTCTCCTGCAAAAAAAGCTTTCTTTCCTCTGAAACCTCAATGTGATTGCCATTGAACACCGTAAAGTTTTCAAACAACACCACATTAGGAATTAGCTGCAAAGGAAATTATTACCAAATCAGAAAAATAACCATTTTGATTTCCAAAAATTCCGTTTCTTCAAAATGAAACAAGTTGGGAACCTGGTGGTAGACCCTTGGATTCTCTACTGCAGTTAAAGGGTCCATTCCCAAGAAAAAATGGTTAAGGAAAACCTGGACAACTGCAGGGATTATCTTCATACCACCACTACCTCCAAGAACCCCTGCTAATTGATTATCCtggaaaaatcataaaataagtcCACTAAAATTAGCTCAGAGTTCAAATCATATATCTTTTTATCTGTGCTCTTAGCTCTCACTACTCTAATTACAATATGTCTAACTATGCTGTTAAAAGCATATATAACTACCCAACTATCAAGGCAGAAATACATGAAAAGTAATACAAGCAAGGAGACAGACAGTGAGACACGACATGATTTGAATTCCATTAGCAATCCTTGAATAGGGATAAGCATAATACACCAGGAAGCCTTATTTCTACCTTTGTGACAATTAGTGGGGTCATGGAAGATAAAGGTCTCTTGAATGGTTTGATAAAATTTGAAGGAGCAGGAGGCAAACCGTCCACTGTCATCTCTGTGGGAATTGAGAAGTCACCCATCTCATTGTTGAGCACAATCCCTGTAGAAGGAGAAAGCACCCCTCCACCAAAAGGATAATTTATAGTGGTTGTCATCGACACAGCATTTCGATCTGTATCGACAATGCAGAAATGGCTGGTTCCGTGATCTCTTAGCTGACTCCACCTGCAAAACCATGGCTTAGAATTTAAATGGAGTGACTTTGATGATCAGAACAATATGAGCAGTATTATCATTTGGACCAAAGGCTATTGGGCAACAGGTAAAGCTCTGATTTCAactaatggcataaatagattATACCTATACATGTAGTATTCTGGAGGAAAAGTTGTATTGTCAAGTATCTTTTCACGGATTTGCTTTGCCAAACCTGGAGAAAGCATGTCAGATACAAAAGTATTAACGTTTACAAAATCAGGGTCTCCCAAGTTCATTCGGACGGAGAACATATGTTTCATTGCTTCAATCAACCGATGCAGACCAAGACTTCCCTTTGCAGCATCATGATTTCCATAACTATCCAAGATGTTCATAACCTGTTTCAAGCAAATGTTCAAACATAAGAACTGCACAAAGCAAATTACAAAAGACAACATAGCACCCACCAGAGAAAGCCCCAAAGTTCCACTTGATGGAGGTGGCATTCCATATATAGTGTAGCCCATAACATCTGCAGCCATTGCATCAGTTACATTCACTCTGTAATTTCTTAAATCCTCCATTGTCAAAATCCCACCAGCCTCTTTCACATCCTTAACAAGTTTTTCACCAACTGTACCATTATAGAAGGCTTTTGGTCCCAATTCTGCAACCTCCTCCAAACTATGGCCAAGTTCCACATTGTAGCATATTTCACCCACTTGCATCAACTTCTCTTTTGGTGCATACACTTGTCTTAAACCAGGATCATTCAAAATCATCTCTGATTCTTCCATTAAGTATTGTCCGAGATAAGGAGCAACTACGAAACCATCTTTCGCAAGTTTTATTGCAGGTTGGAATAAATCCCTCCATTCCAAACGCCCATATTTCAACCAGGCTTCATGGAGACCAGCTATCTCACCAGGAACTCCCATTGAAAGTGCACCTTCTAGCTTGGCTTTGGGATTGTCGGCATACATATTCTGTTTGATCAAGAATATTACAAATTTCATGATTATTTcagttaaaaataaattcaaaaacacAACACTAGTATctcaacaaaaagaaagaaaaccgaGTTCTAAACCTCTGAAGCAGCCGAAGGAGCTGTTTCTCTCGAGTCAAAAGCTTCAGTTTTGGAGTTCGATGAAGATCGAACAATCATGAAAGCTCCACCACCAATCCCACTTGCCATGGGATTAACAACGCCGAGGCACAAAGCTGTTGCAACTGCAGCATCAACAGCATGACCACCTTGCCTAAGGAATGATGCACCAATCTCAGAACAACGACCATCATCAGCTGCAACAACACCTTCCTCTGAGTTAACAATATTCTCATCATCACTGGCTTTAATCCCATGATTGTATGCATTTCCTCCTCTCTGTATCCATAAGTTTGTGTTGCTTGCATACACAAAGCCTACAACTGGAAAATTGCAAAATGTACACCAGTAATTGTTCAATTAGTATACATAAACACTTCACcatataaatttgtagaatttgaaaaaaagcAAATCCAAACAAAAACCGACTTTGGACATTCAAGCAGATAAAATTATCTTACCAAtccaaacaaaaaccaaatttggACATTCAACCAGATAAAATTATCTTACCCCTGAAAAAAGAACTATGATTtaagagggaaaaaataaatttcagaacttaaaaaaaagggcaaaaaatgGTTTTGTTGAAACAGAGTaattcttcttttaattttttataggtTACAATTTGAGAAAAtgctttattgttatttttttattcaatttcatatttttgtttaactttttctatataatatcCCAGAAATATTGTAGAAGAAAAGTATTGGATTTGTTGACGAAACGCATGAGTATTGATATGGGATAAGTGGTGTGAGTATCTTCCTCTTCTGTGCTTTTaactatttgtttaatttaattataacttaaactataattatttgtttcgttatattaatgaaaaaaaaagaaaagaaaagaaaagagttttgttattttattttggctgaataaattaaaaaaaaaaaaaaagttttaagctAAATCAGCTGTGTGATTAGTGGAATGGGACGAGTCATGAGAGAGAAGGtagggacaaaaaaaaaaaaaaaaaattgaaggggaTTGATGATGAGTCAGCTTTGTAGAATTGATGATGATGGGAGGTTGAAGAATTGATGTTTATAGGATGATTTTATCATCTTgtatttgttttgttattatttatttcttttggactgaataaataaataataagaaaagatAGTTTCCAAGCTTCAACAGCTTTATGGGTTTGAACGGAGGGAGATTATTATGAGAAGAATGTCAAAGTCAAAGAAGAGGAGGGATttcaattatatcaaatttGTAGGCCAGGACCAGGAGAGGTTTACACTTAGGATGGTCGGATTAGGATGATATGATGGAGGCACTCTTAAGTTTTCTCCTCCAAATGAACCAAATAAAATGGGCAATTTTTAATCATCAACATCCATTGCATCCAACAActtaaaataaaagcttagagtttatatatatatatatatatatataggcatccaatttcACAAACAcatcatttaaacaatatcaccttatttaaatatgttttattatttaaataaatttaactgAAGAAATAACAATCTATCAgttttatatataatctattgataattgttataaaaggttaaatgaatattttttttttcttgtatgaCGATCAACATTTAAGGGATACCTTGACATATATATTTAGTATAAGATCCACACGTTATTATAAcagaattatatacatacatgtatatatatatatatagatatatattcatTCTTATAAGGACATCTTGaaccatttgaaattttattatgagCCATTACATAGCTTTAAAAATTGAGATTCAAAAATGTAATATTGAATATGATTAtagtgaaataaaaataaaaataaaaacacctaTAATGATAAAGTAAACCTAATTGAActctataaattttatatacatttttaaatctcataaATTGTATAAAAGGTGTTAAtggttttttattaaaataatcccGACATAAtaattcgtatatatatatatttgatacgATAAAAACTTGATGGATTCCTATACATCAACCCACatcattcaaaaaattatttatcatttaaatgttttttaaacttttgaaaataaaatcttaaataaggaaaaaagtAACCCATAAAATCTATATGAAATCTAATATTTACTTTCGTTAGTGCttgattcaaatttattttaaaagttaattttaaaaaaagagaaaaaagaaaaaagaaaaacagaaaacagagaaaaataataataataataataataaattggagaTTCAGCCCAATTATCACTATGTATGATacagaaattatattttatgttcgaaaaaaaactctatatatCATCTTTGATCTTTCCACGCAGTTGGAAAACCGCTGCTAAAAAATCTAGCTAGACTTTGAGAaaccgaaaagaaaaaaaaaaaaaaaatgctaaaagcTTTTGGCCTATATACATGATTTTATTCTATCATCCAACACCATTTGGATGTGGATAATCTTTTAACCTCGAAAGAATGCCTTTTTCCTGATAACAATCTGACAGCGTAAACTGTCCTACGTTGACGGTagaatattcatatatacatataaacatatatataatatccaaaTTCATCAGTGAAGGTGTTGTTTAAATGGCTTAAACATTTAAGCCCATGAGGAACCTAAAATTCATATCAATCTACTTGTCAATCTCTCAAGACAGAGATATggacttttctttattttttgtcagAGAAAAGTTTAaaagactaaaagaaaaaagtgatgAGATGAGAAAGAGAACTGACTTAAGAGGCTGATGAATGGAAGGAAGAACCACAGAGGTCTTGTCCATCTTTTCCTGTTTTCGGTGGCCAATAGCGGAGCTTCCAAGCTTTTCTGCTTCATCATCAATCTAGGAAGACAGAATATTCTATATAACGAAAGGATGAATGGCAGGCAAAATAGAGAGCTGACAAACTCATATTTAtaatgtttgtttatttttattacccaataaaataaaataaagttttttaagttttaattaaaatacacatgaaaattatttattatccaCTTGGCTTAGGAGAAAATGAATCTTGATCCCGGAAGATTCCTCTACACTTCCTTAGATTCATTGTCTTCCTCACTTATTGGTCGGGcatcaataattataatatttatcatcatcatcataataacCCTTTTTTCTTTGGTGAATAATACTCATCACAATAATGGTTAAGGTATGGACCCCTTGTTTTTTGGCTTTGTGTACATATGTAGGAAAAATTTTtctatacataatatatatcaaaGTGCAATCCATGTTGGTGCACgtgaccaataaaaaaaaatcatatatactattatattttaatattttaaaaagtccaCATCAGCTTCCTTCATATTATAAACGCCATTTATCTTTGTTatcctttgttttatttttttttatttttttatttttttatttctttttctcctcTTCCACCTTCGTTTCGCTTCAGTTCACCCCAAAAAACCAAAGATTTCCATTCACCCACCATTTTAAATCCTCTTATCTTAATGTTCCTCCTGACATCCTCAACGTCCATGTTCGTCACAAGCTTCCTTTTGGTGATAGACTTGCACGCATACTTTCTACCCATCGCCTTCTCTATACAAAGATGGGTGACCCCAAACTGGCCCCTTCCCAGTTCTTTATCAAGGGTGTAAATAGAGGATAGATCAACATACAGTTTGCCCAAAATGGGTCCAATCTTGGATGCCGAAATCTTGGGTTCTCTTGGTTCAGCATAGGTGAGTAAAAACGAGGTGGAGGTAGTGAGCTGCATTTCTTCTTGTAGGGCTTGTATAGATCAAAGACTTGATCTGTTCCAGCAGCAGCCTTGTCGCCAGAGTATCGATCCCTGCATCTTTGCATGTCTATTTGTATAAGCAGTAGTCTTCTTGGCAGAGCTGATTCAATAGATATGGAGCAGAGGTCTCTTCGCCAAAAGAAAACGAGCGAGAAGTGTTGTATTTGAGGAGTATAAATAgtatttagattttttgaaCTGTGggcaaaattataaattttgagaagggtggactttttttttttaatccctttTTGGAGAAGAGGGAATCTCTGTTTGAGCCCTAGCGGTATTGGCATTGATGGGGCTGGGTTGAACGGTTCTTGGGTTCTCTTGGTTAAATCTTGGAACTGAAAAGGTGGTGAATCAGAGGAGGAGGATGAGATTAGGATGTCTTGGAATTTGGACTATTTGGAGAAACAGAGTCCCATTTGGAAGAGATGGGCTTGCTTGTCAAAGAAGGGGGGGGGGAGAAGCAAGCGACCGAGagcaagagagaaagagatcaaAATATCGATGAGAAAGGCGCAGaaattgaaaaccctaagtAGAGGACATTAAGACTTCACCTAGAATGACCTAGATGTTAAAGACCTCTAGTGATTGGTATGGACGAGAAAAGATCAAATATGGAGGGACTAATATGAAGATCTGAGAACAGAGGATTCTATTTTTCTAGGTAGAAAAAAATGGTGTCGAGTGAAACATAAATGGaagaggaggaaaaaaataataaaaaagggatAACTGGCGTGGAgtgaaagcaaaaaaataaataaataagtaaatgaataaaatgGATAACTGAGAATAAACGGCATTTATGATATGAAGGAAATTGATGTGGACTTTTTAAAATGAATAGGATATGATAgtatatattgcattttttattGGTCATGTGCACCAACGTGGATTCTACTTTGGTACACATTGTGGACAGAAAAATTTCTCCATATGTaggaccaaaaaaagaaatcagaGAGAAGCACTTATATAATCTTATTCTTttcaaaactaataataatcaacacaaaaaaaaaaaaaagactcacttatccaaatttaaattaacataatcaataaaataataacatatctccttttttatattatcttGATAATGGCAtgactatttttcttttaatttaagttgtttaactttgattaataatatttgttttttaaccaaataacaattttatttttagaatctACTTAAACGTCCGAAATTTTTCTTGAAACTTAAGGTAACTAGATGGCTCATTGGCAATGCACCTTACATCTTCATCTATGAAGGACTCACATCAGATTACctaatagttttaatattaggTGTTATTTTACTAGTTTTTGAATCATATCAAtaactattaa is a window from the Ziziphus jujuba cultivar Dongzao chromosome 11, ASM3175591v1 genome containing:
- the LOC107432767 gene encoding glutathione hydrolase 3 isoform X2, producing the protein MASGIGGGAFMIVRSSSNSKTEAFDSRETAPSAASENMYADNPKAKLEGALSMGVPGEIAGLHEAWLKYGRLEWRDLFQPAIKLAKDGFVVAPYLGQYLMEESEMILNDPGLRQVYAPKEKLMQVGEICYNVELGHSLEEVAELGPKAFYNGTVGEKLVKDVKEAGGILTMEDLRNYRVNVTDAMAADVMGYTIYGMPPPSSGTLGLSLVMNILDSYGNHDAAKGSLGLHRLIEAMKHMFSVRMNLGDPDFVNVNTFVSDMLSPGLAKQIREKILDNTTFPPEYYMYRWSQLRDHGTSHFCIVDTDRNAVSMTTTINYPFGGGVLSPSTGIVLNNEMGDFSIPTEMTVDGLPPAPSNFIKPFKRPLSSMTPLIVTKDNQLAGVLGGSGGMKIIPAVVQVFLNHFFLGMDPLTAVENPRVYHQLIPNVVLFENFTVFNGNHIEVSEERKLFLQERGHQLETLSRGAITQLVVQSLGNPIKIGRKSGKVSNAQIFHGTLTAVSDLRKDGKPAAI
- the LOC107432767 gene encoding glutathione hydrolase 3 isoform X1; this translates as MMKQKSLEAPLLATENRKRWTRPLWFFLPFISLLIVGFVYASNTNLWIQRGGNAYNHGIKASDDENIVNSEEGVVAADDGRCSEIGASFLRQGGHAVDAAVATALCLGVVNPMASGIGGGAFMIVRSSSNSKTEAFDSRETAPSAASENMYADNPKAKLEGALSMGVPGEIAGLHEAWLKYGRLEWRDLFQPAIKLAKDGFVVAPYLGQYLMEESEMILNDPGLRQVYAPKEKLMQVGEICYNVELGHSLEEVAELGPKAFYNGTVGEKLVKDVKEAGGILTMEDLRNYRVNVTDAMAADVMGYTIYGMPPPSSGTLGLSLVMNILDSYGNHDAAKGSLGLHRLIEAMKHMFSVRMNLGDPDFVNVNTFVSDMLSPGLAKQIREKILDNTTFPPEYYMYRWSQLRDHGTSHFCIVDTDRNAVSMTTTINYPFGGGVLSPSTGIVLNNEMGDFSIPTEMTVDGLPPAPSNFIKPFKRPLSSMTPLIVTKDNQLAGVLGGSGGMKIIPAVVQVFLNHFFLGMDPLTAVENPRVYHQLIPNVVLFENFTVFNGNHIEVSEERKLFLQERGHQLETLSRGAITQLVVQSLGNPIKIGRKSGKVSNAQIFHGTLTAVSDLRKDGKPAAI